Part of the Nitrospirota bacterium genome is shown below.
AGCACAATCCCCTCCACCTGGAAGAAATCGGTCGCATGCGTCGCATCGACTTGATCGTAACGGAAACAACGGGCGATGGAGAAATACTTTCCCGGCACAGCCGGCTGTGCCGCCAGCGTATGGGCCGAGACGGCCGTGCCCTGGCTCCGCAACACCAAACGCCGCGCACGCTCCATATCGAAAGAATAGTTCCAGCCGGTTGAACCGGTTGAGCCACCGTCCTGATGCGCCTGCGAAACCCGGGACAAAAACGGCTCTGCAATCGACGCAGCCTGTTTCGGTTCCTTGACGAAGTAGACGTCATGGATGTCTCTGGCCGGATGGAACTGCGGCATGAAGAGGGCATCCATATTCCAAAATTCTGTCTCCACCAGCGGGCCCCGCATTTCCTGGAATCCCATGCTCACCAGTTTCGTCTTTACGGTATCCAGAAACTCGCGATAGGGATGTTTCTTGCCCGGCGCAATCCGCGGCGCGCGAAGACTGATCGTGTACTTACGGAACCGCTTCGTCCGCCAGCTCCCGTCTTTCAAAAGCTCTGGAGTCAGCTGGGAGACCTCTTCCAGCACTCCCTGCTTCGAGAGCTGCTGCGCTGCCTCGATGCCGGCAGCAGACAGTTTGAGCGATCTGGCCACCCGATCATCGATGCGGAAGGGTTCCTTCGCGTTCCCTCGTTTGACCGCATGGTCTTGAATAACCTGCCGATGCGCCTCGGGGAATGCCTGCAGCTCGCGCGTCGTGCCATGAAGCTGTTGCAACAAACCCCGTATCGCTTCCGCCGTCTGGCTTGGCCGACCGGTCGATTCGAGACAGCCGCCTTGCACGATGAGAAGCGCGCCTTCTTTCTTGAGCCGTCCGATCGCGCCGCTCACCTCCGCCGGTTCCAGCCCTTCCCGCGCTTGAATGTCCTGAATGGTGAGGCGCTTGCCGGTTGTGGCAGCGTCGCGGGCCGCGGACAGGACCCGTTCGATCGGGGAATACTTTTCAAAGTACAGTTCGCCGATTTTGGTGAGGGACACAATCGGCGTCACCGTCTCGGTATCAACCGTGAGCAACGACTTGGCCAGCAGCCATTCGACCGACATGCTCAATTGCGAGGGTTCTAAGCCTGAGGTCTGCGCCAACTGCTCGGTCGGGAGCACCGCAGAGGGATCGGCTCCGAACGTCGACAGAACTTTGACTTCGAGAGGATGCAGGCTGTCGATGAGGGAAGAAATATCCACCCGCGAGGCCTATCGGTGAGCAGAGACGCGTTGGGGCGTCGTGGAAGAAGGTTGGCCGGCTGCGCGCATCGCAGCAATCGTCGCGGCGTAATCTGGACTGGAGAAAATGGCCGACCCGGCGACCAACACGTCGGCGCCCGCGGCTAATATTTGAGATACATTGTCGACCTTAACGCCGCCGTCCACTTCGAGCAACGCGCGGCTCCCGGCCCGATCGAGCATGGCGCGGGCCGACGTAATTTTCTTTAAACAAGAAGTGATGAACTTTTGCCCGCCAAAGCCGGGATTGACCGACATGATCAGCACCAAATCCACCTCGGCAATGATTTCCTCAATCGTACTGAGCGAAGTGGCGGGGTTCAGGGTCACCCCTGCCTTGACTCCTCGTTCCTTGATTGCCTGCACCGTGCGGTGAAGATGAGGACAGGCTTCCACATGCACGGTGAGATAGTCCGCGCCGGCGTCGGCAAACTCGGCGATAAAGGCATCGGCGTTGGTGATCATGAGGTGAACGTCGAGCGGCAGCTTGGTGACTTTTCGGAGAGCCGCCACGATCGGCGGACCGATAGTCAGATTCGGCACGAAATGCCCGTCCATGACATCGATATGGAGGAAGTCGGCCCCGGCCCGTTCCACGGCTGCCACTTCATCGGCCAGCCTGGCAAAGTCAGAGGCTAAGATCGAGGGGGCGATATAAATGGGGCGTGCCATCACAAAACCTTCCTCAGTCGTGCGGCGTAAAATCCGTCCATCGAGAACCGGTTTCCCACGGTCGAGAGCGCGCCTGACTCAGTGACAAATTCCTGTGCCGCAGGCGGGAGCCAGGAGGAGACGGACTCACGCTGGAACTCCGCATGGGCACGGCAGAATCGCTCGATCACGTCTTCGTTTTCTTCCGGCTCCGTCGAGCACGTACTATAGACCAGCACCCCGCCAGGCCGCAAGCATGGGACCACCGCTTCGAGGATCTGATATTGGAGCGTCTGATGCCGAGGGAGCAACTGCTCATCCTTCCGCCACTTCGCTTCTGGATGGCGCCGGAGCACCCCGAGCCCGCTGCAAGGCGCATCCACCAAAATCCGATTGACCAGCGGCTGGCCCGCTGCTGATTGCTTCACGGAGGGGCCCCATTCACGGGGCTCTCGGATATCGCCGGCAATCGGCACGACGTTCTGCACTCCGAGCCTGCGACAATTGGTTCGCACCAAATCCAACCGGGCCCCGCTCCGATCGACGGCGTAGATGGTTCCCTTGTTCTGCATCAGCTCAGCCAGATGGGTGGATTTTCCTCCCGGCGCCGCGCAGGCATCGAGCACGATCTCGCCAGGCTGAGGATCCAGGAGGAGCGGCACCAATTGGGCCGCTTCATCCTCAACATAAAAGGCGCCCTCTTGAAAGCCGGGGAGCGAAGGCACAGGGCCTCCGTCCGCAAGCACGATTCCGAACGGGCTTACGGTGGTCGGCCTGGCCGTCACACCGGCTTGGGCAAATTTTTCAAGGAGCGCGGCTCTGGTCGTGACCAGCTGGTTCACCCGTAGCGTCATCGGAGGCGCAACGCTCACCCCTTCGCAAGCAGCTTCCGCAGCGGCAGGCCCCAGCCGCTCCACCCAGCGCCGGCTGAGCCAGGTCGGAACCGAATACTTCACAGAGAGAGCCTGAGCCGGATCCTGATCCATGCTGGGCCATGGCTCAGGAGGATGACGCAAGAGCGAGCGCAACACCGCATTGACGAGCCCGCTCCAGTCCCTGCCAACTGTGCCGGCAAAGGCTCTGGTCAAGTTGACCGATTCATTGACGGCGGCAGACTGAGGAATGCGATCCAGAAACAATAATTGATAGGCGCCGAGCCGGAGCACCATCTGCACCGCGACGGGCAAGCGAAGCAGCGGCTTGTCCAAAACCGGTTCAAGCCGCCAATCGATGGTCGCAAGCCGCCGCAAAACTCCATAAGTGAGCTCGACGGTGAGAGCCCGATCACGGCCATCGAAAGAGCAGCGAGCGAGGGCTCGGTCCAACAACACATCGACTCCCTCCTCGCTCTTCTCTGACTCCACCAGCAACGAGAGGGCGATCGCACGGGCTGACGGTGCGGTCTGGGCAGTAAAGAGAGATCGAGGACCAGATGCCATAGGTAACTCAAATGGGGGAATGTTACGAGAACGCAGGCTCCCCTAATAGGCTGTAAGAAAACTCGGTTGATACGGAAAGCATGGCCAAAATATTCCATACAGTGCTGGGGCCAGAATCACCTCAGGATGCTCAAAAAGGCCGTCCAGCAAGGCCGCAGCGAGCGATCAAATACGAACTTCCAAGCTTGCTTGTTTACGTTATCCCAGGATGGCCCGGATGAGTCCCCCCACTGCGCGCGTCCAACGAGGCCCTTCCGAGGGCGCGCGTTGCGCGAGCACAGGGGACTCACCGGGGCATCCCTCCCCTGCTGGCGGGCTTTTTCAGCATCCTGATAGCTGCAATCCGACGGCAATCGGGTGGCCCGCCACATATTGAGAGACGGCCATCCGGCGGCTATTGGCCGGCTGCAACTCCAGCAGGGCAAGGACTCCCTCCCCGGTCGCGACATGAATCGCCTCGTTGGTGACAGCCACCACTGCCCCTGGAGGCCTCGTGGCTGGGCCTGGAAGGGCCTGGGCTCGCCCGATCGTCCAACGGTCACCTCCCGGCACAGCCGTATAGGCTCCAGGCCAGGGAGCCAGGCCACGGACCCGATTGGCCAGAGCCACGGCTGACAAGGTCCAATCGATAATCCCATCTTCCTTCTTCAGCAAGGGAGCCATGGTCGCTTGCGAAGAATCTTGCGGCTTCGGCACGAGGGTACCGGCCTTCAGTCGGGCAATCGTCTCGACCAGCAACCTGCCCCCCAACTCTGCTAACCGTGGCGAAAGGGTGCCGGCCGTATCGTCATCGCTAATAGGAATGGCCTCTTGAAGCAACATCGCGCCAGTATCCATTCCCTCATCCATCAACATGGTCGTAATGCCGGTTTCTCGTTCGCCGTTGATGATGGCCCATTGGATCGGACCAGCCCCGCGATATTTCGGAAGCAGCGATCCATGCACATTGACGCAGCCAAGCGGAGGAAGCGAAAGGACCGCCGGAGGCAAGATACGCCCGAACGCCGTGACCGCGATCAAATCCGGCTTCCACCCGGCCAACGTCTGAAGAAATTCCGGGTCCTTCATCTTGAGGGGCTGCAGCAGAGGAATCTTTTCCCGCTGGGCCAGGAGTTTCACCGGCGACGGAGTGAGGACCTGACCGCGCCCTTTCGGACGATCCGGCTGCGTCACGACGCCGACCACGACATCGTCCGACTTCAGCAGGGCCTCAAGAGAGGCAGCCGCAAAATCCGGCGTACCCATAAACACAATATTCATGTTATCGCTTTAGCATTGCAGATGCGCGAAAGCAACCGGGCCGCACGGCTGCTGGCTTGACTTGCCGTTCAACCCTTTGTTAGCATCCTGATGCGGGGTGGAGCAGCCCGGTAGCTCGTTGGGCTCATAACCCAAAGGTCAGAGGTTCAAATCCTCTCCCCGCAACCAACCAGTTCTTTTTCCTCTCAACAACTTACTTGATCAGCGGTTCTCACGGCCCCCACTCGCGCAATCTCGCGCTGAGATCGCAAGGATGCCGAGAGCCATCAACAACGATCATTACCTACGATGCAACTGGGTAAAATTTGCCTGATGGGTCTGGATAGCCAGGCAAAGGGATTCTGTTTACCGTGCCTTTGCTTCCTGGACGTGAACCAAGGCGTTCCTCTGCCAGCCTCCGAGCAGTCTATCCCCACAAACAGACCCACCATATTGTCTGAGATCTGAAATCCATCGATCTTTCGATTGGTTGCAAGGTCCGTGGGCCTATACGCGATCAGCGACTCGACCATCCTGCCGATAGCCGAGCGCACAGCCCTGTATCATCCATGTACGCTCAGTCCGTACGGAATTGAACTGGGCATCAATGTTTTCCCGCAGTGCCATTGCGTAAGTCGTAAGTAATCTTACCGGACCGCATAAATCCGAATATAACGAACAAATGGGAGGGGATCGTGACTCAGGCACAAGGATTGCGAGGAGGTCCTCAGGGCTGAGGCGCGGCGGCAGGCATAGGGCCTCTCGCATGGCCCTCACTCAACACTAACCAAAGGGGGCGGGCCATGAGATCATCTGAGAGAAAGCGCATGCTGGCATTGACGTTCGCAATCACCGTCGTGCTTGCAGGGGGAAGCTTCGCATTGGCGGAAAATCAGCCATCTGAAAAGATGGACACGGCGCCGGGGCTGACGCATGAAATCATCGACGGCGAGGTGGTCAAGATCGAGGGCGACGTCTACACGGTTCGTAGCGGCTATCCGGATAATGGCAGCGCGAGCCAGGCGCGTGGCTGGGGCGGCTCCTTGACCCAGAAAGAAGTCCGCGTGTACGTCGGCAAAGAGACCAAAAAAATCAAAGGGGACAAGAAAGTCGGAGATAAGATCCGAGCCGAAGTGACGTTCGGCGGCTTTGCAAACTCCATTCAGTAAGGGCTGATGGTCACTCATCGAGACGGGCTGGTCCGCAAGGATCAGCCCGCTTCGTTCATTATTCATCGCTCACCGTTCAGCGTTTCATGGCTGCCGAGAACGTTCCCGCAAGATGCTCAAAAAGTTCGCCCAGCAAGGCCGCAGCGAGCGAAGAGGCGAGGCGTACCCTTGCCGTACGTTGAGCCTCTGAGCGAAGCGAGAACGATGATGGCGGACTTTTTCAGCATCTTGCCGTCATTCGTCGGAGCCGAGCCCTAACAACTCCGCCAGCTGAGAGACCGTGTAGGACGTGCGGGAGTCCAAGATAATCAGCCCGATGCCAGCCGCCTGCAGAACTGACTGAATCTCCCGCCGCCGCGCAACCTCCTCAGGCTGAGGGGGCGACCCCTCCTCCAGCAAGACCACCTGCTCCACGATCTTCGATCCAGGATGGAGCAACACAAAGTCGAGTTGCTTCAGCGCGATCTTCCGCAAGACGTGCAAGCGCGCCTGCTTCTCTCCCTCGACGCTGACGATCGACCAGAGCGGAACCCGCGCGAAGACCAGGAAATGGTCCTGCACAGCCAGCCATATCAGGTTGTAGAGCAGGAGATCCCTATCGGTCAGCAGGGGCTGGGGCCGCAGCGTGACGCCGGCAGGAAGGACCATGGCCTCGTTCTTGAGCGGCCCATTGGTCGACGAACCCTTCAGCTGCCAGAGCAGAAAAACTAGAAACGCGACCGCAAGGACGATGAATAGATGTTCCATCGTGCTCTATCGCGAAGGCAGGGAGTCACGCCAGCTTGGCCCGTTCGGCACAATCGTGCCAAGGATCACGGGATGCGTTGCGCCAGTGACCGACGGGATGTTGCCCCACTGGCCTGTCACGGTTTGATAGGCCAGCAGGGCGAAGGCCACCGCTTCAAACGACTTACTGTCCCATCCGATGGCGTCGAACGTAGTGACCGGCACCGGAGCGAAGACCGTCGAGAGATGAGCCATGATCGCGCGGTTGCGGACGCCGCCGCCCCCCACCACCACTTCATCGATCTCGCCCTTGATCCAGCGCCGCGACGTGCCCACCGCCTTGGCAGTCCAGAGGCTGCAGGTCGCCAACAGATCCGCGATCGAGAGGCCCCGTTGCTGCTGAATCGAGATCAGCACGTCGATCAGTTCCGGGCCGAAGGCTTCCCGTCCGGTCGATTTGGGTGGCCGCTGGGACAGAAAGGGATGGGCGAGCAGCTTCTTGAGTAATTGCGAATCGACCTGCCCCTTCATCGCCAACTTCCCACCGCGATCCATCGACAGCCGTCCCTCCGTCAACCGCGCCATGAGACTGTCCAGCACCATATTGGCCGGCCCCGTATCGAAGGCCTGCACCCCGGCCAGGTCTCCGCCTTTCGGCACGTAGGTCACGTTGCTGATGCCGCCGAGATTCACGATCAACCGCGCGCGGCGCGCATGTTTCATGAGCAATGCATGGGCGACCGGCGCCAAGGGAGCCCCCTGGCCCCCTGCGGCCATGTCCCGCGTCCGAAAGTTCGCGACCGTGGTAATGCCCGTGCGCTCGGCGATCACCGCAGGCTCGGCGATTTGCAGGGTCGAACGGATCGTCCCGATGCCTGGCACAGAGATGCCATGAGGCAGATGGTGCAGCGTTTGGCCATGAGAACCGATCAAGGCCACCTTGCCCGGCTGACGCTTGGCCTGCTTGATCACGCGCAATGCCGCCTTGGCAAACCATTCACCCAGCAATACATTGAGGTGACAGACCTCCGCGACCGTCCCGGACACAGAGGCGGAGAGGATGCGCTGCTGTAACGAACGGGGGTAGGCGACTGTGTGGGCCGCGAGCGTCTTCGCCTTGAGGGTGCGGCCTCGCCCGGTAATCTCCACGAGCGCGGCATCGACTCCATCCCCGGAAGTTCCGGACATCAGTCCAACAACAAGCATAAATGAAGTCCTCCCATGACCGTCGCGCAACCACAGGATGCTCAAAAAGGCCGTCCTCTTTGTCCGTCGTTCGTGAAGCGTCGTTCGTATCTCGTCGCAGCCGCAGAGGTGGGCTTTTTGCGAGATACGCTTCGCGATTCACGCTTCACAGGTTTCGAGAACGCCGCTGGCGGACTTTTTCAGCATCCTGTTAGGCTGCTACGCTAATGGAACTGCTCGATAGGGTCAAGCGGAAGCGCGCCGCGACCTCCCCTCGAAGTTTTTCAGTAGCCTGCTAGACAGGCGTAATGGCCGACCGTATGATGGCGAACACGAATCGAGAACTGCTTTCCAAGGACCTCATGACCGCACGGGACCTCATCGACACATGGGCGCGCCGGCTTGAAGCCGAACAGAAGCAGGTGGGCAAGACTTCGCTCGACCAGCCCATCACTCAGGTCTCATGCCGCCTGGTGCGCACGATCGGCACCTTGCACCTCTACGAGCTGACACTTCCGCAGGGCTCCTCCCTCGCACATGACACGCCCCTCTCCATTATCCCGCCGGACGACATGGAGCCGACCGAAGGCCTCGTGCTCGGCGGGCAAGACAATGTCGTCCTCGTCCAGACCTTCGATCACATCGGGCAGGCCTGTGCCGATGCGACCGTGGTGCCGGATCGGGCAGGCCTTCTGGCCACGGCGGCCAAGCGATTGCGCGACATGCTGGCGCAGCCTGACTCCTATCGGCTCGGTCCGGCAGACCGATTGGCGCCCCTCCTCGAAGCGACGGGAGCAGGAGAACCGTCAGGAGCCGGAGCAGGATCGTCGATCCTCTCGACCATCTGGTCGGACGACCTTTCAGTGCGACGGCAACGATTGGCCACGCTGGCCATCGAACTGATCCGCGCCAACAAACGCATGCTGGTGGTCTGCCCCGATCACCAACAGGCGGACGCACTCATCGGCACGATCGCGCGGGCCATGAAAGCCGCGGGGCTCACCTATAAGACCTGGGTGACTCGCTATGAAATGGCCTTGGCCCAGCAGGCTGATGGGATCGGGATTCAGGAGCTGGGGTTCGAAGCGCAGATGCACCAGTTCTATGCCAAGTCTCGCGCGGACAAGGCCGCGCTCCGGCGCAAGTACGAGCGGTTTCGCGAACTGACTCCTGTGTTAGCCTATAAGGCGCAGAAACAAAAGGATCTCGATGAAGTGCGCCTCCTGGAATGGCGCTTGATGACGCAGCTCACCGATCTCCAGAACAAGATCAAAGACGTGAACGCCACTCTGGCGGAATACGAAAACCTCCCGCTCTTCCGGAGGCTCAGCCTGCAAGCCGTCGGGAAAAACGTCGCATCCCTGCATCAATACCTTGAACTGTACGAGAGTCAATGTGCCGAACTGAAGGGAGAGCTCGATGTTGCCAAGACGCGCATCAATGAACTCGTGCCGGAAGCCGCTGTGCCGAAAGACATGCGACCGGAGTTCGACGAGCTCAAGGGAGACATCGTCCATCTGGGCGGGACCAAAAAAATCCGTGAGATACTCGCGGCGGAGGAAGACACCAACCGGCAGGCCTTCATCCAGAATCGGCGGCTCGTGGTCACCACGGCATCGCGAGTGCTGAGCGATCCCCTCTTCAGCCGCGTCCGGTTCGACGTCTTGATCGCCGACGAAGCCCCCCGGATCGCGGCGGCCC
Proteins encoded:
- a CDS encoding phenylalanine--tRNA ligase subunit alpha gives rise to the protein MDISSLIDSLHPLEVKVLSTFGADPSAVLPTEQLAQTSGLEPSQLSMSVEWLLAKSLLTVDTETVTPIVSLTKIGELYFEKYSPIERVLSAARDAATTGKRLTIQDIQAREGLEPAEVSGAIGRLKKEGALLIVQGGCLESTGRPSQTAEAIRGLLQQLHGTTRELQAFPEAHRQVIQDHAVKRGNAKEPFRIDDRVARSLKLSAAGIEAAQQLSKQGVLEEVSQLTPELLKDGSWRTKRFRKYTISLRAPRIAPGKKHPYREFLDTVKTKLVSMGFQEMRGPLVETEFWNMDALFMPQFHPARDIHDVYFVKEPKQAASIAEPFLSRVSQAHQDGGSTGSTGWNYSFDMERARRLVLRSQGTAVSAHTLAAQPAVPGKYFSIARCFRYDQVDATHATDFFQVEGIVLGEDINFRTLLGLLNLFAREVAQAKEVKFLPAYFPFTEPSVELHVRHPKLGWMELGGAGLFRSEVTLPLGVTVPVIAWGLGLDRMAMVALGIHDIRELFTDSLDLIRSTKGAF
- the rpe gene encoding ribulose-phosphate 3-epimerase, yielding MARPIYIAPSILASDFARLADEVAAVERAGADFLHIDVMDGHFVPNLTIGPPIVAALRKVTKLPLDVHLMITNADAFIAEFADAGADYLTVHVEACPHLHRTVQAIKERGVKAGVTLNPATSLSTIEEIIAEVDLVLIMSVNPGFGGQKFITSCLKKITSARAMLDRAGSRALLEVDGGVKVDNVSQILAAGADVLVAGSAIFSSPDYAATIAAMRAAGQPSSTTPQRVSAHR
- the fmt gene encoding methionyl-tRNA formyltransferase encodes the protein MNIVFMGTPDFAAASLEALLKSDDVVVGVVTQPDRPKGRGQVLTPSPVKLLAQREKIPLLQPLKMKDPEFLQTLAGWKPDLIAVTAFGRILPPAVLSLPPLGCVNVHGSLLPKYRGAGPIQWAIINGERETGITTMLMDEGMDTGAMLLQEAIPISDDDTAGTLSPRLAELGGRLLVETIARLKAGTLVPKPQDSSQATMAPLLKKEDGIIDWTLSAVALANRVRGLAPWPGAYTAVPGGDRWTIGRAQALPGPATRPPGAVVAVTNEAIHVATGEGVLALLELQPANSRRMAVSQYVAGHPIAVGLQLSGC
- a CDS encoding DUF2726 domain-containing protein; this encodes MEHLFIVLAVAFLVFLLWQLKGSSTNGPLKNEAMVLPAGVTLRPQPLLTDRDLLLYNLIWLAVQDHFLVFARVPLWSIVSVEGEKQARLHVLRKIALKQLDFVLLHPGSKIVEQVVLLEEGSPPQPEEVARRREIQSVLQAAGIGLIILDSRTSYTVSQLAELLGLGSDE
- a CDS encoding anhydro-N-acetylmuramic acid kinase — protein: MLVVGLMSGTSGDGVDAALVEITGRGRTLKAKTLAAHTVAYPRSLQQRILSASVSGTVAEVCHLNVLLGEWFAKAALRVIKQAKRQPGKVALIGSHGQTLHHLPHGISVPGIGTIRSTLQIAEPAVIAERTGITTVANFRTRDMAAGGQGAPLAPVAHALLMKHARRARLIVNLGGISNVTYVPKGGDLAGVQAFDTGPANMVLDSLMARLTEGRLSMDRGGKLAMKGQVDSQLLKKLLAHPFLSQRPPKSTGREAFGPELIDVLISIQQQRGLSIADLLATCSLWTAKAVGTSRRWIKGEIDEVVVGGGGVRNRAIMAHLSTVFAPVPVTTFDAIGWDSKSFEAVAFALLAYQTVTGQWGNIPSVTGATHPVILGTIVPNGPSWRDSLPSR
- the rsmB gene encoding 16S rRNA (cytosine(967)-C(5))-methyltransferase RsmB; protein product: MASGPRSLFTAQTAPSARAIALSLLVESEKSEEGVDVLLDRALARCSFDGRDRALTVELTYGVLRRLATIDWRLEPVLDKPLLRLPVAVQMVLRLGAYQLLFLDRIPQSAAVNESVNLTRAFAGTVGRDWSGLVNAVLRSLLRHPPEPWPSMDQDPAQALSVKYSVPTWLSRRWVERLGPAAAEAACEGVSVAPPMTLRVNQLVTTRAALLEKFAQAGVTARPTTVSPFGIVLADGGPVPSLPGFQEGAFYVEDEAAQLVPLLLDPQPGEIVLDACAAPGGKSTHLAELMQNKGTIYAVDRSGARLDLVRTNCRRLGVQNVVPIAGDIREPREWGPSVKQSAAGQPLVNRILVDAPCSGLGVLRRHPEAKWRKDEQLLPRHQTLQYQILEAVVPCLRPGGVLVYSTCSTEPEENEDVIERFCRAHAEFQRESVSSWLPPAAQEFVTESGALSTVGNRFSMDGFYAARLRKVL